The region CGCGGCAATGCCAGCGGTTGTACTTCTCAAGAAACAGAACGTTCTTGGGGCCGCAGCGCGGGCACTCAACGCCATTCGGCCAGCGGCGCGCGACGAGGTATTCGCGGCAGTTGACGGGATCGGCGAAGTATACGATGGCTTCTTGGAGAGTGTTCGGTTCAGCGGCCATGATCAATAGGAACTTCATTTTGTCAACTATATTATTGTCGCCGTGCTTCGGATCCTCCTGGGCGCCAGGCCGATGCCGATGGCTGAGATAGCCCAAAGTGGCCGAAGGCGAAGCGCGGGAAGAAGAAGGGCTGAGTGGTGAGCGCTTAGGCCCGCCCCAGCCTTCGAAGCAACTCGTCAATAAGGTCATTCTTTAGGGCTATCGGATCTATTTGGATGCTAATAGCCACGTCACAGAATGGGCAAGAATACGAGAGCGCGCGCCAGGTGGTCCCCCCTAAAACGTAAGCGTCAATGTCTTGAACCTGGACGCGGTTAAGCACCTCTCCGCATTTTGGGCATGTAGATGTAGTCATAGCGAATCAAGTGTACACCACCGTACAGAAGGTTACCTGACGGTCACGATTCGCCAATCCACGATCTCTAGACACTACCGACTACCCCCACATCACCCCCGGTCCTGGTACCCTACGGCTTGTGATTCCGGAGCACTTCCTGCGTCAAGTGCTTAATCACGGCTTTGTTGTTTCCTCTCGAACGAAGTTCACGAACTCACATGAACATCGCATTACAGACCGCACACCCCATCATCATTCCCTTAGATGCGCGCGGCTGCTCGTATCCAGAAGCAAAATAGGTGTGCCCCCGGCGGATACCCGGTCACACGCCATAGCCATTGAAAACAAAGCACATCGGACCTGTTCCCCGCGCCCCCGGCGGTATAGTGTGAACGAGGTTCGGATGGCATCCATCAGACGCATCATTTCCGCGCGCGCCAACGGCGCCCGCTCCAAAGGTCCCAAAACGGCGGCCGGCAAAAGCCGCTCTTCCTTCAACGCTATGCGCCACGGCCTGCTCGCCAAAACCGTGGTTCTCGAAAACGAGTCCACCCAGGCGTTTGAGGCGCTCTACTCCGAGCTCGTCAACCGTTTCGGCCCCGCCGACGGCATCGAGCTCGGCTTCCTTGAAGAGATGGCCACTTCCTTCTGGCGCATGCGCCGCGCTTGGGCCATCGAGGCAAGCCTCCTCGACCAGCGCCTCAGCGAGCAGTCCGGCCCCGACGAGGTCGCCCGCATCGCCGGCGCCTTCTCCCAACTCGCCTTCTCCCCCGAACTCAGCCTCCTCCACCGCTACGAAACCCGCCTTCACTGCGCCTATCAGCGGGCATTTCACAACCTCCTCCTGCTGCGCACCGCGGAGATACCAAACGAACCCAATCCCATTTCCGAACACCCGGAGACACCCCCGCCCGAGCCGCCCGAACCCCCGGACGCACCACAGCCAAAGCCGGATATTAAGAAGGAAGAGAGTGAGCCGGAGCGAGCTTTACCCGTCCCCGTTCCGCGGCAACAACCCGTGCAGGACCAGGGACGCGAGGCTGTCCGCATACTCGGTCGTGATCCGGCACCGCCTGGTCATTAGCAGGAACTGGAGCGGCCCGTACATCACGTCCAGGATCTGGTCGATGTTGGCGTGCTGCACCAGCGTCCCTTCCGCCTGGAAGCGCTCCAGGTACTTCCGGGAAATCGACCGCCTCGGTTTGATCCAGTGGGCCAGAAAGGCTGCCGCCACCTCCGGGTCGTTCTGCGATGCCGCCACCACCGCCGCCAGCACCCGCCCGTTGCGGCCCGCCAGCACCCGCGCGAAGCTTCGCAGCCGCATCCGTACGAATTCTTCCACGGATTCCGCGCCCTCATTCGGCAGGTCGGGCG is a window of Clostridia bacterium DNA encoding:
- a CDS encoding TetR/AcrR family transcriptional regulator, which translates into the protein MAKTAREAEVRAPGRPRDEAARKRILDASLALMEEIGFANLTCDGIAERAGASKATVYRWWPNKAAVVIDAFVEAVTPDLPNEGAESVEEFVRMRLRSFARVLAGRNGRVLAAVVAASQNDPEVAAAFLAHWIKPRRSISRKYLERFQAEGTLVQHANIDQILDVMYGPLQFLLMTRRCRITTEYADSLASLVLHGLLPRNGDG